The following are encoded together in the Clostridia bacterium genome:
- a CDS encoding M20/M25/M40 family metallo-hydrolase, which produces MEAKKIRECAERYLEAQVKLLEEYAKVDSESGYIEGNRKTVDMTRAMLSSIPGIEMKEVFCEGVGTHLVARVNAGSKNGKIVLNAHLDTVFPVGFAEKYPPFRDDEGWLHGLGTGDCKAGVVISAYAVRIASELGLLPDKEIVLIYSCDEEIGSPTGCKVFEAEAAGAECAYVFEYAVKTDKGYGVVSQRDGVILGALDVKGVEAHAGGAYMDGHSAIKELAHKILKYYSFNDYEREIYYNVAPISGGRPNGIVAGDAHMEFCVAGLPTNESFKEAEANIESLAASNEDPFCTTTVEHHILFPALEKNDAGSAAVSIVKKAGETMGLEITEIADPTATDACWFYYYGVPALDAFGAVQQGMHTPQEKVYIPSISEMTALFCAVLGTMKE; this is translated from the coding sequence ATGGAAGCAAAAAAAATACGCGAATGTGCCGAGCGTTATCTTGAAGCTCAGGTAAAGCTTTTGGAGGAATACGCAAAGGTGGACAGCGAGTCGGGATATATCGAGGGCAACAGAAAGACCGTTGATATGACGCGCGCGATGCTTTCGTCTATACCCGGTATCGAGATGAAAGAAGTATTCTGCGAGGGCGTGGGCACACACCTTGTCGCCAGGGTAAATGCAGGCTCAAAGAACGGGAAAATAGTCCTAAACGCTCACCTTGACACAGTGTTCCCCGTAGGCTTTGCCGAAAAATATCCGCCGTTTCGAGATGATGAGGGATGGCTTCACGGGCTTGGTACAGGCGACTGCAAGGCCGGCGTGGTCATATCGGCCTATGCCGTAAGGATAGCGTCGGAGCTTGGACTTTTGCCGGATAAGGAAATAGTGCTCATATACAGCTGTGATGAAGAGATCGGCTCGCCCACAGGATGCAAGGTTTTTGAAGCTGAGGCGGCCGGAGCCGAGTGCGCATACGTTTTCGAGTACGCCGTAAAGACGGACAAAGGCTACGGCGTGGTGTCGCAGCGCGACGGCGTGATCTTGGGAGCGCTGGATGTAAAGGGCGTTGAGGCTCATGCCGGAGGCGCATATATGGACGGTCACAGCGCCATAAAGGAGCTCGCCCACAAGATCCTTAAATATTACAGCTTCAACGATTACGAGCGCGAGATATATTATAATGTAGCGCCCATATCGGGCGGCAGGCCCAACGGCATAGTCGCGGGAGACGCGCATATGGAGTTCTGCGTTGCGGGCCTTCCGACAAACGAGTCGTTCAAAGAGGCGGAGGCTAATATAGAGTCGCTGGCCGCATCAAACGAAGATCCTTTCTGCACAACAACGGTGGAGCATCATATACTTTTTCCCGCGCTTGAGAAAAACGACGCGGGCAGCGCAGCCGTTAGTATAGTGAAAAAGGCCGGTGAAACGATGGGCCTTGAGATAACGGAGATCGCAGATCCTACCGCGACCGACGCATGCTGGTTTTATTATTACGGCGTGCCCGCACTTGATGCATTCGGCGCCGTGCAGCAGGGCATGCACACGCCGCAGGAAAAGGTATATATTCCGAGCATTTCCGAGATGACGGCGCTGTTTTGCGCGGTACTCGGCACTATGAAGGAGTAA
- a CDS encoding DUF3787 domain-containing protein gives MAKKRLKKEKAALGEHKTLALSEESRRDEQTNAAIPSEDAASRARDWCQENKL, from the coding sequence ATGGCAAAAAAACGCCTTAAAAAGGAAAAAGCAGCCCTCGGAGAGCATAAGACTCTCGCCCTTTCGGAAGAAAGCAGGCGCGACGAACAAACGAACGCCGCCATACCGTCAGAGGACGCCGCATCACGCGCCCGCGACTGGTGCCAAGAGAATAAACTATGA
- a CDS encoding DUF4358 domain-containing protein has protein sequence MDYGIRFKRVKAGISAAIMICALFMAASCSDSASKEETAVDLGAVMDSIGEFVSDQDMLDLSDEEMLSFYGIEKGEYAQFAAKINVSGVSADEIVFIEAADANAAQSIKDKLENRYQAKLNETKNYFPDEYNKIQASSVEQNGNYISMVISADADAINAVYRSAFQ, from the coding sequence ATGGATTACGGCATTCGTTTTAAGAGAGTGAAAGCGGGTATTTCTGCGGCAATAATGATCTGCGCGCTTTTCATGGCCGCGTCATGCAGCGACAGCGCGTCTAAGGAAGAGACTGCGGTGGATCTGGGCGCAGTTATGGATAGTATAGGAGAGTTTGTTTCCGATCAGGATATGCTGGACCTTTCAGACGAGGAGATGTTATCGTTCTACGGCATAGAGAAAGGCGAGTATGCTCAGTTTGCCGCGAAGATCAATGTGTCGGGCGTATCGGCAGACGAGATAGTTTTCATTGAGGCCGCAGATGCAAATGCGGCGCAGTCAATAAAGGATAAGCTTGAAAACAGGTATCAGGCCAAGCTTAACGAAACAAAAAACTATTTTCCGGATGAGTACAATAAAATACAGGCTTCAAGCGTAGAGCAGAACGGCAATTACATTTCAATGGTGATCTCGGCCGACGCCGATGCGATAAACGCCGTTTATAGATCCGCGTTTCAATAA
- a CDS encoding ABC transporter substrate-binding protein, which produces MKKRILALILALITVFMFTACSNSGGKQDADELEDFDIVLDWYPNAVHSFIYVAIEKGYYAEEGLRVNVQLPANTNDAITMTAAGKADAGLYYQPNILQTAVNQHIPIKILGTVVAHPLNVVISMRESGINGAGDLRGKTVGYPGTTDNEYYIAAMAKHNGFSADEINLIDVGFDVNASLITGNVDAIIGAYINHEYPELLNEGVDVVYFDIKDEGVPDYEELVLITGESQVKNESDKLERFMRASKRGFEDMKNDPEEALSILLANQDKANYPLNAEVEKMSMEILLPLMSSDEHGFLDINEESWKALAEWEKEIGIISEDVDMDSLVAKIGG; this is translated from the coding sequence ATGAAGAAAAGGATACTTGCTCTGATACTTGCGCTTATCACGGTATTTATGTTCACGGCGTGCAGCAATTCCGGCGGCAAACAGGACGCAGACGAGCTTGAGGATTTTGATATAGTGCTCGACTGGTATCCAAACGCGGTGCATTCGTTCATTTATGTGGCTATAGAAAAGGGATATTACGCAGAAGAAGGGCTTCGCGTTAATGTACAGCTTCCCGCAAATACAAACGACGCTATAACGATGACTGCGGCGGGCAAGGCCGACGCAGGCCTTTATTATCAGCCGAACATACTTCAAACGGCCGTAAATCAGCATATACCGATAAAGATACTCGGCACGGTCGTTGCACATCCCTTGAACGTAGTTATTTCCATGAGGGAAAGCGGCATAAACGGCGCGGGCGATCTGCGCGGCAAGACAGTAGGCTATCCCGGCACGACGGACAATGAGTACTATATTGCTGCCATGGCGAAGCACAACGGTTTTTCTGCGGACGAGATAAATCTTATAGACGTCGGTTTTGACGTAAATGCTTCGCTTATCACAGGTAATGTGGACGCTATAATCGGCGCGTATATAAATCACGAGTACCCCGAGCTTTTAAACGAGGGCGTGGACGTAGTTTATTTTGATATAAAGGACGAGGGCGTGCCCGATTATGAGGAGCTTGTGCTTATAACGGGCGAATCGCAGGTGAAAAATGAGAGCGACAAGCTTGAAAGATTCATGCGCGCATCGAAGCGCGGATTTGAGGATATGAAAAACGACCCCGAAGAGGCGCTTTCCATATTGCTTGCAAATCAGGACAAGGCCAATTATCCGCTGAACGCCGAAGTTGAAAAAATGAGCATGGAGATACTTCTGCCGCTTATGTCGTCAGACGAGCACGGCTTTTTGGATATAAATGAGGAAAGCTGGAAGGCGCTGGCCGAGTGGGAAAAGGAAATAGGCATAATAAGCGAAGACGTGGATATGGATTCGCTTGTTGCGAAAATAGGCGGATAA